Proteins found in one Oncorhynchus mykiss isolate Arlee chromosome 17, USDA_OmykA_1.1, whole genome shotgun sequence genomic segment:
- the LOC110493627 gene encoding keratin, type I cytoskeletal 13-like produces the protein MSALSLRSYGGSRGSSSMSLGGGYQSRIASRAPSVYGGAGGQSVRVSYASGTRSGFDLSSALGGDNGSYGSNAVSVNEKATMQNLNDRLATYLEKVRSLETANTQLERQIREWYEKKTPVIRDYSKYEATLADLRRKISAATLSNASILLQIDNAKLAAEDFKVKFENEMVMRQSVEADIAGLRKVLDELTMSRSDLEMQIEGLKEELVYLRKNHEEEIAAMRAHMNVSSVNVEVDAAPQQDMALMMEEIRTQYEGIAEKNRREMETWYKGKFDELNKVVTSSTETLQTSRSEINELKRTFQALQIELQSQLSLKSALEGQLNETESRYSMQLNQLQGMVNSLEQELGRMKTDIERQAGEYRMLLDIKTRLEMEIAEYRRLLDGEDVGRAVITKKVEIVEVKKPEPVVTKRVRTVIEEMVDGKVVSRTEDVEMEVPKK, from the exons ATGAGTGCTTTATCACTTCGAAGTTATGGAGGCAGCCGAGGCTCATCCTCCATGTCTCTCGGAGGAGGTTACCAGAGTCGCATCGCATCACGGGCACCAAGCGTCTATGGAGGGGCAGGGGGACAGAGTGTCCGCGTATCTTATGCTTCGGGCACCAGGAGCGGTTTCGATCTGTCCAGTGCGCTTGGAGGTGACAATGGCAGCTATGGTAGTAATGCAGTGTCGGTCAACGAGAAGGCCACCATGCAGAACCTCAACGACCGTTTGGCCACCTACCTGGAGAAGGTGCGCTCCTTGGAGACGGCGAATACTCAGCTCGAGCGTCAAATCCGCGAGTGGTACGAGAAGAAGACACCGGTCATTAGAGATTACAGTAAATACGAAGCTACTCTTGCCGACCTGCGCAGAAAG ATCAGTGCTGCCACTCTGAGCAATGCCAGTATCCTCCTGCAGATAGACAATGCCAAACTGGCAGCAGAGGACTTCAAAGTCAA GTTTGAGAATGAAATGGTTATGCGTCAGTCAGTGGAGGCAGACATTGCTGGACTGAGGAAGGTTCTGGACGAGTTGACCATGTCCCGGTCAGACCTGGAAATGCAGATTGAGGGGCTGAAGGAGGAGCTGGTCTACCTCAGGAAGAACCATGAGGAG GAGATTGCTGCCATGCGGGCTCACATGAACGTCAGCTCAGTGAACGTAGAGGTGGATGCAGCACCCCAGCAGGACATGGCGTTGATGATGGAGGAGATCCGAACTCAGTATGAGGGCATTGCCGAGAAGAATCGCCGCGAAATGGAAACCTGGTACAAGGGCAAg TTTGATGAGCTGAACAAGGTGGTGACCAGCAGCACAGAGACCCTCCAGACGTCCCGCAGTGAGATCAACGAGCTCAAGAGGACCTTTCAGGCCCTGCAGATCGAGCTGCAGTCCCAGCTCAGCCTG aaATCAGCCTTGGAGGGACAGCTGAATGAGACAGAGTCCCGCTACAGCATGCAGCTGAACCAGCTCCAGGGCATGGTCAACAGCCTGGAGCAGGAGTTGGGTCGCATGAAGACGGACATCGAGAGGCAGGCCGGCGAATACCGCATGCTCCTGGACATCAAGACCAGGCTGGAGATGGAGATCGCAGAGTACAGGAGGCTGCTGGACGGAGAGGATGTCgg GAGAGCTGTCATCACCAAGAAGGTTGAGATTGTTGAGGTCAAAAAAC CTGAGCCAGTGGTGACAAAGAGAGTGAGGACGGTGATTGAGGAGATGGTTGATGGAAAGGTGGTCTCCCGTACAGAGGATGTGGAGATGGAGGTCCCGAAAAAATAG